AGATAGTTAATTCGGGATTCTGATTTCGAAATTCGAATTTCAAAATGCAGAAAAAAGGAGTGCAAATTATTTTTCTGTGTTGTCTTTTGCAACAACACAATTGAATCGTGGAATATTTTAATCCTATTTTTTCGGTATATATTATCCCTAGGTATTATATACATAGGGAGTGAAAAATGAAATACTTGTTACCAATTTTGGCAGCAGCGTCGATGTCTTTTGCTCAATGGGGCGGCTGGGGCGGAGGCGGTGGTGGAAAATCCATCAATGACTATAAAAAGGTGTCTGTTTCGGGCCGAGATGTCTACGTCTATGCTCCGTCCGGTATCGCCGACAATAGTCCGTTGCTCATGTCGTTCCACGGCATGGACCAGGACCCCAATTATCAGCAGTCCAATACCCACTGGGAAGCCGTTGCCGATACGGCGGGCTTTGTTGTAGCCTATCCCAAGGGCGCAACGGGTTACAGCACCTGGGATATCGGCGGTGACCAGGATACCAAATGGATTACGCAGATTATCGACCAGTTGGCCAACGACTACAAAATCGACAAAAAGCGCGTGTATATGTCGGGCTTCTCCATGGGCGGTATGCTCTCTTACCATGCCATGGGTAAGATCGCCGACAAGATTGCTGCCTTTGCTCCCTGCTCCGGCTACCTGATGATGGGTGCCGGCACGGCTCAGCGTCCAGTGCCTATTTTCCATACTCACGGAACCAGCGACAACGTGGTGGGCTATGATGGTCTCGAAAACAACCTGAAGAATTACCGCGACCAGTTCAAGTGCCCGTCTCAGGCGGAAGTTGAGAGCAACCACCCGAATAGCGAGAACAGGGCTACGCTTTACACTTGGGGCCCCTGCGAAAACGGTATCTATGTGAAGCACCTGAAGCTCGAGGGCCGTCAGCATAGTCCCTCCAAGGCCGATGTTTCCGATATCTGGAACTTTGTGAAGCAGTGGGACTTGAATGGTCTTATCAGCGACAAGCCTGAACCGGAATCCTCTTCTAGCGAAATTGCTTCTTCGTCGTCTGAAGCTCCGAAGTCTTCTAGCAGCGAATCCCATAAGCAGTCGTCTTCTAGCGAAGGAACCGAAGCTTTGGCCTTAGATGCAAGCTTGGCGTCGATCTCTGTCTACAAGTCTTCTGACAACAGCATCATGGTTTCCAATGCCCAGGGCAAGTCCATCACGGTGTTCAACAGCCTCGGCCATATCGTCCGTACTACCCGCGGTATCGGGAACGTGCAGAAGGTATATACCGGAGCC
This sequence is a window from uncultured Fibrobacter sp.. Protein-coding genes within it:
- a CDS encoding PHB depolymerase family esterase; the protein is MKYLLPILAAASMSFAQWGGWGGGGGGKSINDYKKVSVSGRDVYVYAPSGIADNSPLLMSFHGMDQDPNYQQSNTHWEAVADTAGFVVAYPKGATGYSTWDIGGDQDTKWITQIIDQLANDYKIDKKRVYMSGFSMGGMLSYHAMGKIADKIAAFAPCSGYLMMGAGTAQRPVPIFHTHGTSDNVVGYDGLENNLKNYRDQFKCPSQAEVESNHPNSENRATLYTWGPCENGIYVKHLKLEGRQHSPSKADVSDIWNFVKQWDLNGLISDKPEPESSSSEIASSSSEAPKSSSSESHKQSSSSEGTEALALDASLASISVYKSSDNSIMVSNAQGKSITVFNSLGHIVRTTRGIGNVQKVYTGARGVYIVKVGSRTFKTAL